A genomic segment from Streptomyces sp. NBC_00654 encodes:
- a CDS encoding TauD/TfdA family dioxygenase: MKQAQADYRSQNIGRRIEFSAPGAVISLVNDLECNGFAVATMEDFADGPEICLKRLSSSLGLGDPVVPALYRRENAEQYANLYHEVQRNPADQHPGFSTTDGQALHADGLADEIGKLKTSILYCVRAAHAGGETVIFNAVAAFDTLRESDAEAASALLDPCALERRATIPGVEASAIGPVFAIEPDGTVITRFTDNDTCAWNHSVGPAGSLGRGLEFLREAAQDPRYRTAVRLARGEALIFRNDRVSHGRTSYQDSPRHRRLLVRAVYGRPPRPES; encoded by the coding sequence TTGAAGCAGGCCCAAGCAGACTACCGTAGCCAGAACATCGGGCGCAGGATCGAATTCTCTGCTCCCGGCGCGGTCATATCGCTGGTGAATGATCTGGAGTGCAATGGATTTGCCGTCGCCACCATGGAAGACTTTGCGGACGGTCCTGAAATCTGCTTGAAGAGGCTTTCTTCCTCGCTCGGACTGGGTGATCCAGTGGTTCCCGCTCTGTATCGTCGCGAGAATGCCGAACAGTACGCGAATCTCTATCACGAGGTACAGCGAAATCCAGCGGATCAGCATCCCGGTTTCAGTACGACCGATGGCCAGGCGTTGCACGCGGACGGTCTGGCGGACGAGATCGGAAAGCTCAAGACCTCGATCCTCTACTGTGTGCGCGCTGCACACGCGGGCGGGGAAACGGTGATCTTCAATGCCGTGGCGGCGTTCGACACGTTGCGCGAATCCGACGCCGAAGCGGCGTCCGCGCTCCTGGATCCCTGTGCGCTGGAGCGGCGGGCCACGATCCCCGGCGTCGAGGCCAGCGCGATCGGACCCGTCTTCGCCATTGAGCCCGACGGCACCGTCATCACGCGATTCACGGACAACGACACATGCGCGTGGAATCATTCCGTCGGCCCGGCCGGCAGCCTGGGGCGCGGTCTTGAGTTCCTTCGGGAGGCGGCTCAGGATCCCCGGTACCGCACCGCGGTGAGGCTGGCTCGCGGGGAAGCCCTGATATTCCGCAACGACCGGGTCTCACACGGCCGTACCTCGTACCAGGACAGTCCACGGCATCGACGCCTCCTGGTCAGGGCGGTGTACGGCCGCCCACCCCGGCCGGAGAGCTGA